A region of Pyxidicoccus parkwaysis DNA encodes the following proteins:
- a CDS encoding M24 family metallopeptidase: MTRGGLLALGLMLGLACRSGSNEQTPESRLLPWSRQIEVRESWLAQRHALLLPMMRNHGIGMWIVVNEEFHDDPLTQYVAPPRPYASSWDLFVFIDAGEQGLKKYALTLQSEEHVEEFFEAPPMRYGAGIALSELFNQYQPRTIGLSMNGKRGMTRSLTRAGHAFLVDAMGPEAEKRFVSAEPLITEYLDTRLPGEYEHYQNLVALTEKLARQVLSPEVIVPGRTTVKDVRRWLYDRVGALGLGMWFQPDVRVQRAGLVPDMDVGFIKAAKDETVLQRGDLVHLDFGISYMGLHSDLQRMAYLLREGEKDVPEGLKLALTNTHALQDALTLRASKPERPVSEVYEAAMAEMGAQAIQARIYCHPLGNHGHALGAAIDEGSARRSDPPRLRKGSYIAIELSTATAVPEWEGQKVQVMQEDPAWLSDEGWKYFVPRQEAFFLVP; encoded by the coding sequence ATGACGCGTGGAGGTCTTCTGGCCCTGGGCTTGATGCTCGGGCTGGCGTGTCGGTCCGGCTCGAACGAGCAGACTCCCGAGTCCAGGCTCCTTCCCTGGTCCAGGCAGATTGAGGTGCGGGAGTCGTGGCTCGCGCAGCGGCATGCGCTGCTGCTCCCGATGATGCGGAACCACGGAATCGGGATGTGGATTGTCGTGAACGAGGAGTTCCACGACGACCCGCTGACCCAGTACGTGGCTCCGCCCCGGCCCTACGCCAGCTCCTGGGACCTCTTCGTCTTCATCGATGCGGGCGAGCAGGGCTTGAAGAAGTACGCGCTGACGCTCCAGTCAGAGGAGCACGTGGAGGAGTTCTTCGAGGCGCCTCCCATGCGCTACGGCGCGGGCATTGCCCTGTCCGAGCTGTTCAACCAATACCAGCCACGCACCATCGGCCTGAGCATGAATGGGAAGCGCGGCATGACCCGGAGCCTGACGCGCGCGGGCCATGCCTTCCTGGTCGACGCGATGGGGCCCGAGGCGGAGAAGCGCTTCGTGAGCGCGGAGCCGCTCATCACCGAGTATCTGGATACGCGCCTGCCTGGAGAGTACGAGCACTACCAGAACCTGGTCGCGCTCACGGAGAAGCTGGCGCGGCAGGTGTTGTCGCCGGAGGTGATTGTCCCTGGCCGGACGACGGTGAAGGACGTGCGCCGCTGGCTCTATGACCGCGTTGGGGCGCTGGGCCTCGGGATGTGGTTCCAGCCGGACGTGCGGGTGCAGCGTGCGGGGCTCGTGCCGGACATGGACGTGGGCTTCATCAAGGCGGCGAAAGACGAGACGGTCCTCCAGCGGGGGGACCTCGTGCACCTGGACTTTGGAATCAGCTACATGGGGCTGCACAGCGACCTGCAGCGGATGGCCTATCTCCTTCGCGAAGGAGAGAAGGATGTCCCCGAGGGGCTGAAGCTGGCGCTGACCAACACCCATGCGCTGCAGGACGCGCTGACGCTGCGAGCCTCGAAGCCCGAGCGGCCTGTCTCCGAGGTCTACGAGGCGGCCATGGCGGAGATGGGGGCGCAGGCCATCCAGGCCCGCATCTATTGCCATCCTTTGGGCAACCACGGGCATGCGCTGGGCGCGGCCATCGACGAAGGGAGCGCGAGGAGGTCGGACCCGCCGAGGCTGCGGAAGGGCTCATACATCGCCATCGAGCTGAGCACGGCGACGGCCGTGCCCGAGTGGGAAGGCCAGAAGGTTCAGGTGATGCAGGAGGACCCGGCCTGGCTCTCCGACGAGGGCTGGAAGTACTTCGTGCCCCGGCAGGAGGCATTCTTCCTCGTTCCCTGA
- a CDS encoding lipoxygenase family protein → MLAFSGTMLSALRSLMESLGFKGQGKGDVLLEPEELARWYSGLALEERLALSRELAPHVRASRTPKSPETLPAVAVGRIVFQQDGLEGAMPLHHLKVEVWDRDFGAPDDFLGEGFTDADGRFSIRYDPADAGVGDLPDLEVRFFEPQHTFREDGRVVETWRRIGSEKGPDDHGGLHYDFGTLKLPYWEYDPTTPLARLLVTEEGTPPTAYAPGRSLAMLKAVAPIELIKRQHLLQHRLGRAPDVHRIQADYPEPLTVRMEREAPGSSRSDAFFGERLLNGMFSTILDKDPEVPGDAQAFRLYYPWNAYEQDGIHCLPDVDVRLRLVEGRLFPVRIILGLREPGATAPGSPVTRRSFTPADGAEWEAAKRLARVSATLDTELGNHLGQCHLNVEQYAIAAHRNLRRNPLRWLLMPHLREVVLINHSASGFLIGPTGYITRASALTERGIETRLQHLLGSYDWRGFAPAPPVCEGHRYARASGLFWKLLGEHVDAFFAEHGAEVEAQWLEVRRFSDDLVAHAAPAFVCRYLRAKVPGKEAPWFVRTERMDLDAKVTEPVPKAVSAVTRTDTPAPGEMDALKQLCRYVIYFATFRHAWANNLQWEDAGEVLYTCLGLRWGKGGALSTEADLDVAPPPDAATEMLWISWMLSKTNYGFILSNEEADVHPRFVELLRAHAAQFAELGLDVRTVSSRINI, encoded by the coding sequence GTGCTAGCCTTCAGCGGGACGATGCTCAGCGCGCTGCGAAGCCTGATGGAGTCCCTGGGGTTCAAGGGGCAGGGAAAGGGCGATGTGCTCCTCGAGCCCGAGGAGCTGGCGCGGTGGTACTCGGGGCTGGCGCTCGAGGAGCGGCTTGCTCTCAGCCGCGAGCTCGCACCCCACGTACGGGCTTCCCGCACCCCGAAGTCACCCGAGACCCTTCCCGCCGTCGCGGTGGGACGCATCGTCTTCCAGCAGGACGGCCTCGAGGGGGCGATGCCCCTGCATCACCTCAAGGTGGAGGTCTGGGATAGGGACTTCGGCGCGCCCGACGACTTCCTCGGCGAGGGCTTCACGGACGCCGACGGCCGCTTCTCCATCCGCTATGACCCGGCGGACGCGGGCGTAGGAGATTTGCCGGACCTGGAGGTCCGCTTCTTCGAGCCGCAGCACACCTTTCGTGAGGATGGCCGGGTGGTGGAGACCTGGCGGCGCATCGGCTCGGAGAAGGGGCCTGACGACCACGGTGGCCTCCATTACGACTTCGGCACCTTGAAGCTGCCGTATTGGGAGTACGACCCGACGACGCCGCTGGCTCGGCTGCTCGTAACGGAGGAGGGGACGCCGCCGACCGCCTATGCCCCCGGACGCTCGCTCGCGATGCTGAAGGCCGTCGCGCCCATCGAGCTCATCAAGCGCCAGCACCTGCTCCAGCACCGTCTGGGCCGCGCGCCCGACGTGCATCGCATCCAGGCCGACTACCCGGAGCCACTGACGGTGCGCATGGAGCGCGAAGCCCCTGGCTCCAGCCGGAGCGACGCCTTCTTCGGTGAGCGGCTGCTCAACGGCATGTTCTCCACCATCCTCGACAAGGACCCCGAGGTCCCTGGAGATGCGCAGGCCTTCCGCCTCTACTACCCCTGGAACGCGTACGAGCAGGACGGCATCCACTGCCTTCCCGACGTGGACGTGCGACTGCGGCTGGTGGAGGGCCGGCTGTTTCCCGTGCGCATCATCTTGGGACTGCGGGAGCCCGGAGCCACGGCGCCCGGTTCACCCGTGACACGCCGGAGCTTCACGCCCGCGGATGGCGCGGAGTGGGAGGCCGCCAAGCGCCTGGCCCGGGTGAGCGCGACGCTGGACACCGAGCTGGGCAACCACCTCGGGCAGTGCCACCTCAACGTCGAGCAGTACGCCATCGCGGCGCACCGGAACCTGCGTCGCAATCCGCTGCGCTGGCTGTTGATGCCGCACCTGCGCGAGGTGGTCCTCATCAACCACTCCGCCAGCGGGTTCCTCATCGGGCCGACGGGCTACATCACGCGGGCCAGCGCGCTGACGGAGCGGGGCATCGAGACACGCTTGCAGCACCTGCTGGGCAGCTACGACTGGCGGGGCTTCGCGCCCGCGCCGCCCGTGTGCGAGGGGCACCGGTATGCCCGGGCGTCGGGGCTGTTCTGGAAGCTCCTCGGAGAGCACGTCGACGCCTTCTTCGCGGAGCACGGGGCCGAGGTGGAGGCGCAGTGGCTGGAGGTGCGCCGCTTCTCGGACGACCTCGTCGCGCACGCTGCGCCCGCCTTTGTTTGCCGCTACCTGCGGGCGAAGGTGCCAGGGAAGGAAGCTCCCTGGTTCGTGCGCACGGAGCGCATGGACCTGGACGCGAAGGTGACGGAGCCCGTGCCGAAGGCGGTGAGCGCCGTGACTCGGACGGACACGCCCGCGCCGGGGGAAATGGACGCGCTCAAGCAGCTCTGCCGCTACGTCATCTACTTCGCCACCTTCCGGCACGCGTGGGCCAACAACCTCCAGTGGGAGGACGCGGGCGAGGTGCTGTACACGTGTCTGGGATTGCGCTGGGGGAAGGGCGGGGCGCTGTCCACGGAGGCGGACCTGGACGTTGCTCCACCGCCTGACGCGGCCACGGAGATGCTGTGGATTTCGTGGATGCTGTCGAAGACGAACTACGGCTTCATCCTGTCCAACGAGGAGGCGGACGTGCACCCCCGGTTCGTGGAGTTGCTCCGCGCCCACGCGGCGCAGTTCGCGGAGCTGGGGTTGGATGTCCGCACGGTCAGCTCTCGTATCAACATCTAG
- a CDS encoding lipoxygenase family protein: MVTEYKLIIRTGTRLGAGTDSTISVVLVGTRGESAPHVLDKRFHNDFEAGAEDVYTVSTEDVGEPVALRFSNTGPGAGDDWLLDTVRVAAGNRSWFFPFYRWISGGTTVEVLEGSARLPQQVQSEREALARRAQLQARQAQYVWRPPEATEGLPGALDISDKRPLPKDELYRGLTEGSYEVVIAKTLASIKLHLPMLAKTWNGLVDIFDFFKGIEMPKLAQRWKDDLEFARQAVQGINPLHIQSISRLPEGMPLTDADVHGLLSANETLAQALEAKRIFLLDFEILDDIPMYRKAGADGVEERRWAPASRCLLYLDDTRQLRPLAIQLGRDAEKAPVFTPNDGEHDWLAAKVYVRCSEGNAHQMVAHALRTHFVAEPFVMATMRNLPDPHPVQKLLRRHFRYTLAINEGARKGLLAEGGVFDDFIATGGPDKGHLQLGKKGYQRWKLSDNKPRLDLERRGVLDPAVLPYYPYRDDALPLWDALEEYVGGVLRHFYRSDADLAADTEMQRWWADLTERGLPVDKLPCRELTRVDDLVDMLTTVLFTVSVQHAAVNYLQYEHYAFVPNAPLCMRREPPRQKGVIGPEDIAEMIPSKSQALWQVAIGRALSSFGDDEEYLLHERGWREEFFQEPELAAIRDRFVSRLRAQLEAVNARNARSEVPYTVLRPDRIPCGITV; encoded by the coding sequence ATGGTTACTGAGTACAAGCTCATCATCCGCACGGGCACGCGGCTCGGCGCGGGGACGGACTCCACCATTTCCGTCGTCCTGGTCGGCACGCGGGGAGAGAGCGCACCGCACGTCCTGGACAAGCGCTTCCACAACGACTTCGAGGCCGGCGCCGAGGACGTCTACACCGTCTCGACGGAGGACGTGGGAGAGCCGGTGGCGCTGCGCTTCAGCAACACCGGACCCGGCGCGGGAGACGACTGGCTCCTCGACACCGTCCGCGTGGCGGCGGGCAACAGGAGCTGGTTCTTCCCCTTCTACCGGTGGATCTCAGGCGGCACGACGGTGGAGGTGCTGGAGGGCTCGGCGCGGTTGCCGCAGCAGGTGCAGAGCGAGCGCGAGGCGCTGGCCCGCCGCGCGCAGCTCCAGGCCCGTCAGGCCCAGTACGTCTGGCGCCCGCCCGAGGCGACCGAGGGACTTCCGGGCGCGCTCGACATCAGCGACAAGCGGCCCCTGCCGAAGGACGAGCTGTACCGGGGGCTGACCGAGGGCAGCTACGAGGTGGTCATCGCCAAGACGCTGGCGTCCATCAAGCTGCACCTGCCCATGCTGGCCAAGACGTGGAACGGGCTCGTCGACATCTTCGACTTCTTCAAGGGCATCGAGATGCCCAAGCTCGCCCAGCGCTGGAAGGACGACCTGGAGTTCGCGCGGCAGGCCGTCCAGGGCATCAATCCCCTCCACATCCAGAGTATCTCCCGACTGCCCGAGGGCATGCCGCTGACGGACGCGGACGTCCACGGCCTGCTGTCAGCCAACGAGACGCTGGCCCAGGCGCTCGAGGCGAAGCGCATCTTCCTGCTCGACTTCGAAATCCTCGACGACATCCCGATGTACCGGAAGGCCGGCGCGGATGGCGTCGAGGAGCGGCGCTGGGCGCCGGCGTCCCGGTGCCTGCTCTACCTGGACGACACGCGTCAACTCCGGCCCCTCGCCATCCAGCTCGGACGGGACGCGGAGAAGGCGCCGGTCTTCACACCGAACGATGGCGAGCACGACTGGCTGGCGGCGAAGGTCTACGTCCGCTGCAGCGAGGGCAACGCGCACCAGATGGTGGCGCACGCGCTGCGGACCCACTTCGTGGCGGAGCCGTTCGTCATGGCGACGATGCGCAACCTCCCGGACCCGCACCCCGTCCAGAAGCTGCTCCGCCGCCACTTCCGCTACACGCTCGCCATCAACGAGGGCGCGCGCAAGGGCCTGCTCGCCGAGGGCGGCGTCTTCGACGACTTCATCGCCACCGGCGGTCCCGACAAGGGACACCTGCAACTGGGCAAGAAGGGCTACCAGCGCTGGAAGCTGTCCGACAACAAGCCGCGCCTGGACCTGGAGCGGCGCGGCGTCCTCGACCCCGCCGTCCTCCCCTACTACCCCTACCGGGATGACGCCCTGCCGCTGTGGGATGCGCTGGAGGAGTACGTCGGCGGCGTGCTGCGGCACTTCTACCGGTCCGACGCCGACCTCGCGGCCGACACCGAGATGCAGCGCTGGTGGGCGGACCTCACCGAGCGCGGACTGCCCGTCGACAAGCTGCCCTGCCGGGAGCTCACGCGCGTCGATGACCTGGTGGACATGCTGACCACGGTCCTCTTCACGGTCAGCGTCCAGCACGCCGCGGTGAACTACCTGCAGTACGAGCACTACGCCTTCGTGCCCAACGCACCGCTCTGCATGCGCCGCGAGCCGCCGAGGCAGAAGGGCGTCATCGGCCCGGAGGACATCGCGGAGATGATTCCCAGCAAGTCCCAGGCGCTCTGGCAGGTGGCCATCGGCCGGGCGCTCTCCAGCTTCGGCGATGACGAGGAGTACCTCCTCCACGAGCGCGGCTGGCGCGAGGAGTTCTTCCAGGAGCCGGAGCTCGCGGCCATCCGCGACAGGTTCGTCTCGCGGCTGCGCGCCCAGCTGGAAGCGGTGAACGCTCGCAACGCCCGGTCCGAGGTGCCCTACACCGTCCTGCGGCCGGACCGAATCCCCTGCGGCATCACCGTCTGA